A stretch of Fusarium poae strain DAOMC 252244 chromosome 2, whole genome shotgun sequence DNA encodes these proteins:
- the RSR1 gene encoding Ras- protein rsr1 (BUSCO:50662at5125) — MPRHYHYQPSRELHVVVLGAGGVGKSCLTAQFVHNEWIESYDPTIEDSYRTQLQVDGRQVILEILDTAGTEQFVAMRDLYMKTGQGFLLVFSITSSSSLSELAGLREEIIRIKDDENVPLVIVGNKADLEENRAVARAKGFSISQRWGAPYYEASARTRTNVDEVFIDLCRQMLRKEDEQNANDGPNDDYKYDNGRSSHRRQRRRRKKDSPRCAIL, encoded by the exons ATGCCACGACATTACCATTACCAGCCTAG TCGCGAACTCCATGTGGTAGTGCTGGGAGCAG GCGGCGTGGGTAAAAGTTGCCTGACTG CCCAGTTCGTCCACAATGAGTGGATCGAGAGCTATGATCCCACCATTGAAGATTCTTATCGCACTCAGCTCCAAGTTGAT GGACGTCAAGTTATTCTAGAAAT CCTCGATACTGCGGGGACTGAACAGTTCG TCGCTATGAGGGACCTGTACATGAAAACCGGTCAGGGATTCCTTCTGGTGTTTAGCATTACATCGTCGTCCTCATTGAGCGAACTGGCGGGTTTGCGCGAAGAAATTATCCGAATAAAAGACGATGAAAATGTTCCACTCGTCATTGTTGGTAACAAGGCAGATCTGGAAGAGAACCGTGCCGTAGCTCGAGCCAAGGGCTTCTCCATTTCGCAACGATGGGGCGCACCCTACTATGAGGCTAGCGCGAGGACGAGGA CCAATGTCGATGAGGTCTTTATCGATCTCTGTAGACAAATGCTACGCAAAGAGGATGAACAAAACGCGAACGACGGTCCCAATGACGACTACAAGTATGACAACGGTCGAAGTTCTCACAGACGCCAACGtcgccgccgaaagaaggaTTCACCGCGATGTGCGATCCTTTAA
- a CDS encoding hypothetical protein (TransMembrane:1 (i157-181o)) yields the protein MASLQPLNANHPSESIPDAAYPNDSPFRPSNNLSQAMVSPLTIPPPSASGLTSTPSSQPPVFGASVPAYSSPVISSSPWSPEIPSSPPPPYDPTRPPAIYSPLEPPLSLSSPPPQYPPSTPWPYPQDGSLNGSINGVPHKMGPVAAARARRRRKMQLIALALCAVMMIIFALIMGVLMGIVKLQWEGDDDDD from the coding sequence ATGGCCTCTCTACAACCTCTGAATGCAAATCATCCGTCCGAGTCTATTCCAGACGCTGCATATCCAAACGACTCTCCTTTTCGACCAAGCAATAACTTATCGCAAGCCATGGTTTCTCCTCTTACCATCCCTCCTCCAAGCGCATCAGGATtaacatcaacaccatcatcacaaCCACCCGTCTTCGGCGCCAGTGTCCCCGCCTATTCGAGTCCAGTAATCTCATCGTCCCCATGGTCTCCCGAAATTCCATCCagcccaccaccaccatatGACCCGACTCGTCCGCCAGCGATATACTCCCCTCTGGAACCACCATTGTCACTCTCCTCGCCACCGCCTCAATACCCGCCTTCGACGCCATGGCCATACCCACAAGACGGATCGCTCAATGGGAGTATCAACGGTGTACCACACAAGATGGGGCCGGTGGCCGCAGCTCGGGCGCGGCGGAGGCGCAAGATGCAGTTGATAGCTCTGGCGCTTTGTgctgtgatgatgatcatcTTTGCACTCATCATGGGTGTCTTGATGGGTATTGTGAAGTTGCAATGGGagggtgacgatgatgacgactaA
- the EFR3 gene encoding plasma membrane localization protein (BUSCO:3844at5125) — translation MNALQQKCRPKHQVLVLKCYPRTAKGAVDVKPNSSELSYLLYYATSRRSKIQKIGAFLEKKTASDVWRLRIGNVQVTLQILSALMEKLHKDSVLIAPFVLKILDAVLRSDDITMIESSLPTFGAFCDYHDAAFLLADQTYLRQYEEIVRLYAQLASTTPTPGRESLTTPVKVRWRNAGLEAIRSVSTANALSSITGSQMHVIMPRILENLWSDTPDFLETLHQRLEEEEKVDTEKQLRRRTSIATVGTDGANDPNPVALSGTAGDVDKLAEEEVGVLAMQCLKSIFIVPTRAQIHGATVSLLKFIQEKVAQGDSVVELNDDRERDNGWAISIYGIIARWAPVQDRYTILVAALETLLRIPAQDTTLDEQLALVTIMSSLLRSDVNLIGLSMMDVLLGLIKQMRKLFRLRSPASRSDDGNAAAVESDTVVRQKTKHLVGRLELCIGDLATHVYYADQIADMVSAIILRLKPSRSSSINSSPGGEKNGNNETGPGTSAIELNESQQLDHYFSLSTGRASGLRAIKEILLVANPQKKLTGNLTMSRNPVPVHVWEGTHWLLRDPDGHVRKAYMEAIVTWLDRETSSASEVAVEEKLPRSRSSIKMSKEASSGINRRAVSNASHRERGSKPRPSQFLALLHLVIYDNALQYVDYENDLVMLHILLTRLVLQLGVNATRYGLPMIYRLQEDVQEIETPLHKVRIAALCHGYFWALSEKFDFKESDIGKAIESEVARRKRKAFWVQGIDMPPPSLGQVGIPGEARPQPDWDSASLEREELLPFDDREALVESIAAHYHESLQAPPGSPGSPGRNLSGPILGSSLTTTDQVESEAELPVVFREHMLGDWSRDAAAAMLAAAGKSESLTGSKTETTGTRGHLTVKTNGMNGNGLANGHGPTSPYGSQYNLMRPHSSHGHREKEREGTIPRNRKGSVRSAHSPAALSTGNRGTVASVDQLKLVLSGNPPPKTAALAGDDDSGDSMVSYDYSLSDMSFNPATQNDQPGSPTSVKRPGTASKRGPLSAHPPLGGAPNLHDELDEDESVPPVPPLPDMNLLGGKRSPIQAAENSFQDKGRRRSLNSRNGDGMRPKSVRSQDTKTMDLQDLLRGIDSRPSEGSLGNVTRPPY, via the exons ATGAACGCCCTACAACAAAAGTGTCGGCCGAAACATCAGGTCCTCGTCCTAAAATGTTATCCTCGAACCGCGAAAGGAGCTGTCGATGTCAAGCCAAATAGCAGCGAGCTCAGTTATCTCTTATACTACGCTACAAGTCGTCGGTCCAAGATTCAAAAGATTGGTGCCTTTCTCGAAAAGAAGACTGCCAGTGATGTCTGGCGTCTGCGTATTGG AAATGTTCAGGTCACCCTTCAGATCCTGTCAGCCCTGATGGAGAAATTACACAAGGATTCCGTCCTGATTGCTCCATTCGTCCTCAAGATCCTCGATGCCGTCCTTAGATCCGACGACATTACCATGATCGAGTCCTCTCTTCCCACATTCGGAGCCTTCTGCGATTATCATGATGCAGCTTTTCTATTAGCTGATCAAACTTATCTCCGCCAATATGAAGAGATTGTCCGGTTATACGCTCAGCTTGCTTCGACGACACCCACTCCGGGCAGAGAGTCGCTCACTACGCCCGTCAAGGTTCGTTGGAGGAACGCAGGCCTCGAAGCTATCCGCAGCGTCTCTACAGCCAATGCCCTCTCCTCGATAACAGGCAGCCAGATGCATGTTATTATGCCCCGAATCCTCGAGAACCTTTGGTCCGACACCCCCGACTTCCTCGAAACCCTGCACCAACGActcgaagaggaggaaaaggtTGATACCGAAAAGCAGTTACGGCGTAGGACAAGCATTGCTACAGTCGGAACGGATGGGGCAAACGACCCTAATCCTGTTGCCCTTTCCGGAACTGCCGGCGATGTCGACAAGCTCGCTGAAGAGGAAGTCGGAGTGTTGGCTATGCAATGTTTGAAGAGTATCTTCATTGTACCCACACGCGCTCAGATTCATGGTGCCACCGTTTCCCTACTGAAGTTCATTCAAGAAAAGGTCGCGCAGGGTGATTCGGTGGTCGAGCTAAATGACGATCGAGAACGAGACAATGGCTGGGCTATCAGCATCTATGGCATTATTGCACGTTGGGCTCCGGTACAAGATAGATACACCATTCTTGTGGCAGCCTTGGAAACTTTACTTCGAATTCCAGCACAGGATACGACACTTGATGAACAGCTCGCATTGGTAACAATCATGAGTTCGCTCCTTCGATCTGACGTCAACCTCATTGGCTTGAGTATGATGGACGTACTCCTAGGGCTGATCAAGCAGATGAGGAAACTCTTTAGGCTACGAAGCCCTGCCAGCCGGAGCGACGATGGCAACGCGGCCGCTGTTGAATCCGACACGGTTGTGCGtcaaaagaccaagcatcTTGTAGGCCGACTCGAATTATGCATTGGCGACTTGGCTACCCATGTTTATTACGCTGACCAGATTGCTGACATGGTTTCCGCAATCATCCTTCGTCTCAAGCCAAGTCGATCTTCCAGTATCAACTCTTCTCCAGGGGGCGAAAAGAACGGCAACAACGAAACTGGACCAGGTACCTCCGCAATAGAACTGAATGAAAGCCAGCAGCTTGACCACTATTTCTCCCTCAGTACTGGCAGGGCATCTGGCCTCCGTGCTATAAAGGAGATTCTTCTTGTTGCAAACCCACAGAAAAAGCTTACTGGCAACCTAACCATGTCTCGCAATCCTGTACCAGTACACGTCTGGGAAGGGACCCACTGGCTTCTTCGTGACCCAGATGGTCACGTACGCAAAGCCTATATGGAGGCTATCGTTACGTGGCTCGACCGCGAGACATCTTCTGCAAGTGAGGTTGCTGTTGAAGAAAAGCTTCCTCGCTCTCGCTCATCCATCAAGATGAGTAAGGAAGCCAGCTCTGGTATCAACCGCCGAGCCGTCTCAAATGCTTCCCACCGTGAGCGAGGATCGAAGCCACGACCATCGCAGTTCCTAGCTCTACTACATCTAGTCATCTACGATAATGCTCTTCAATATGTCGACTACGAAAATGATCTCGTTATGCTTCATATTCTTCTCACCAGGCTCGTCTTACAGCTGGGCGTGAATGCCACTCGATATGGCCTGCCCATGATCTACCGGCTACAAGAGGACGTCCAAGAGATTGAGACGCCCCTTCATAAAGTCCGAATTGCAGCGCTTTGCCACGGTTATTTCTGGGCACTCAGCGAGAAATTCGACTTTAAAGAATCCGACATTGGGAAGGCCATCGAGAGTGAGGTAGCCCGTCGCAAGAGAAAGGCATTTTGGGTCCAGGGCATCGACAtgcctcctccttctctcgGTCAAGTTGGTATCCCTGGCGAGGCACGCCCGCAGCCAGATTGGGACTCGGCTTCATTGGAAAGGGAGGAGTTGCTTCCATTTGACGATCGGGAGGCTCTTGTAGAGTCCATTGCGGCACACTATCATGAAAGCCTCCAAGCCCCCCCTGGGAGCCCTGGATCTCCTGGTCGAAATCTTTCGGGACCAATCCTTGGCTCGAGCCTTACTACCACGGATCAGGTGGAATCTGAGGCGGAGTTGCCAGTTGTGTTCCGTGAGCATATGCTGGGAGACTGGTCCAGAGATGCAGCAGCTGCCATGCTTGCCGCTGCTGGAAAGTCGGAGTCATTGACGGGGTCCAAGACGGAAACTACAGGCACACGAGGTCATCTCACTGTAAAGACCAATGGCATGAACGGCAACGGGCTCGCTAATGGTCACGGGCCAACATCACCGTACGGCAGTCAGTATAATTTGATGAGACCTCACTCGTCACATGGTCATCGTGAGAAGGAACGCGAAGGAACTATCCCGAGGAACCGCAAGGGCAGCGTACGCAGTGCCCATTCGCCAGCTGCCCTGTCCACGGGCAACCGAGGCACGGTCGCCTCGGTTGATCAGCTGAAGCTCGTGCTTTCGGGCAACCCCCCGCCAAAAACAGCAGCTCTGGCGGGAGACGACGACAGCGGGGACAGTATGGTCAGCTATGATTACAGTCTCTCGGATATGAGCTTCAACCCGGCTACGCAGAATGACCAGCCGGGCAGCCCGACCAGTGTCAAGAGACCTGGTACCGCTTCTAAGCGAGGGCCATTAAGTGCGCATCCTCCTCTTGGGGGAGCACCAAACTTGCATGATGAACTCGATGAGGATGAATCAGTGCCTCCTGTGCCGCCGCTGCCGGATATGAACTTGTTGGGAGGCAAGAGAAGTCCAATTCAGGCAGCTGAGAATTCGTTCCAGGATAAAGGGAGACGACGTAGTCTCAATAGCCGCAATGGGGACGGAATGCGGCCCAAATCGGTTCGCTCGCAAGATACCAAGACAATGGATCTTCAAGATCTTCTTCGAGGAATCGATAGCCGGCCGAGCGAGGGAAGCTTGGGCAACGTGACGAGACCTCCATACTAG